In the genome of Populus trichocarpa isolate Nisqually-1 chromosome 10, P.trichocarpa_v4.1, whole genome shotgun sequence, the window GTAGGATGCTATCTTCTTTTCCCCCTCTGCTCCCCACTCTTGCTAATGATATAATAGTTTCAATCTGAAGGcatccttcttcttttcagGATGAAATGAAGCAGCTGGCAAAGAGTGAGCGACTGGCAATTCATATTTCCAATGTAGCTAACTTGCTACTATTTGCAGCAAAGGTTTATGCTTCTATGGAGAGCAAATCTTTGGCAGTTATTGCTTCAACTCTGGACTCCCTACTGGATCTCTTGTCGGGATTTATTTTGTGGTTCACTTCCCATGCCATGAAAAAGCCAAACCATTACCACGACTATCCAATTGGAAAGAAACGGATGCAGCCCGTGGTAAGTTAGTGCATTTACTTGGTCACTCAGCTTAATACTTATTTGTTTGGAATCAGATCCATTGCAGACATGACTTCTGATCTTCTATTTTTCCTTCTCTCATTCTCTCAAAGAGGTCTGTAAGTGGATTGTTATATCCACTATGTGCTGTTATGTTACACAAGCATTCCTAAAGTAAAATCTATTCAGTGACAGAAAGCAATAGAGGGCCATGGAAGGTGTACTTCAATTATTGCCATAGAATTTCAAAATGATTACAGGCAATAGCATTTGCTTGGATATATCCAAGGATAAGAAGATGCAAGAGACCAGCTAATATCACAATCCAATTGGGTTTCAAGATGGATAAACTGTCATTGTTTTTGTCAGGGAAAATTAACGAATATATGGAGCAAAGAAATGGAAATAATCAGCATTATACTCCAAGTGAAAGCAAATGGGAATTCAAATTTTGCATAACTGGGGATCCTGCCAactcaaatttttatgaaattattgatttcCTTCATTTCAACATGTCTGATAATCATGCTTGATTATGCAGGGCATCATTGTCTTTGCATCTGTAATGGCGACACTGGGATTGCAAATTCTTCTTGAGTCTGGTCGGCAGCTCGTTTTGAAGGTATGCGACCACGATTTACTCATTTTTCATCTGAGAAAAAGGATGAACTAAATAGTAGTGCAATGTTGGACTCGTACGTAGATTTTAACCTCTTTTTCACCTTACTTTTATTCTCCAGATCAGACATTTGAGAAAAGATTTAGATCACTTGCTAGTAACAGCTTAGACTTTCTTATATGCTATGATATTTTCGGCCATAATtcagtgaaaaagaaaatttaaactaCAAAATTTGAATGGGTACCCACTCTGTCTGTTCATGCTTTGAACTTTGTTTAATCACATTAGTTGCCATTGTCTCTGTCTTGGAAAGGGAGGGAGATTGTCAAGTTAGGGAAGTCATCGCATATGGAATTGAGCTGAAAAACTGATTGGTTATTTTTCTGTTAATATTTAGTCGATGGGCTCCAGGATCTCTTAGATTTAAACTTGAACAGATTTCCTTCAGGAAAAATTTCATGAGTATTGCGTCGATTGTCCTACTACTATGTTCTGCACTCAGTGAGAGAATATAACGGACTCAAAAAAGTCATTCTTTACTTTAAGTAGCCTAATTTCCTATGTGAAGCTTCCTACCATCTTTACCGCTATCTTGAGCAGTCATagaatagtttttatttatttgatgcaGAAAGGGCCTAGAATGGATAATGGGCAGGAGAAATGGATGATTGCCATAATGGTTTCTGTCACGGTAGTGAAGTTTCTGCTAATGCTCTATTGTCGAAgatttaagaatgaaattgtcAGAGCCTATGCTCAAGATCATCTTTTTGACGTCGTAACAAATTCAGTTGGTTTGATAACAGCCGTCCTAGCAGTCCGATATTACTGGTGGATCGATCCTACTGGAGCTATTATAGTAAGTTTCTTAAACTGTGAATTCTCGCAGTTCTTTACTCTGCTGCATTTCAAGTTGGTTTAGCCACACTTCAACTTCTCTtgctttattcatttttttttagaaaaaactatcTGGGTAGATATGATTAAATCCATGCCACCTATTATGTCCTGCAGAATATGTTCAAATGCTCTGTgctatttttgtaaaaattgcTTGGCCTTTCAATGAGCTGATAGCAATGCCTATTGGTGCCCTTAGCAGGGCACTGTAGGATAGATAGTAAATAAGAATCTCATTTGGTTCCTATTAGGATTTAAGACTTTGGCTTAAGAATTATCGATCATTTCTTCACCCAATACGCAGATAGCGTTGTATACCATCACCACATGGGCCAGAACAGTTATCGAGAATGTATGGTCTTTGATCGGAAGAACTGCCCCGCCTGAGTTTCTAGCAAAGCTAACATACCTGATATGGAATCACCATAAAGAGATCAAGCACATTGACACAGTTAGGGCATACACTTTCGGTAACCATTACTTTGCGGAGGTTGACATAGTCTTGCCAGAAGACATGGTTTTGAACCAAGCACATAATATCGGCGAGGATCTCCAAGAGAAGCTTGAGCAGTTGCCTGAAGTTGAGCGAGCTTTTGTGCATATAGATTTCGAGTTTTCCCATAGGCCTGAACACAAGAGCAAGATCTAAAGGGTGATAGTACTAATGGCTGGAGCCCAACCTTTCACTGCAAGTTCTTTGCGAAGACAACTAATTTTCTCTTGTTCCACTGCATAATTGACAGTCCGTAGCTTCTTGTCTGCTTTAATTTACCTAATATTCCGCTCTAATACTGTTAATCAATGCTATTAGTTTTGgtcatgttttcttgattaatctttttatttttagtgcgTTCTCTGTTTAATCGTTTTGCAAGAAAGAGAATGATATCCTACCTTTTTCTTTAGCTGGGCATAAAACTAGTCGGCCTTTAACAATGGAGATTGTAGATTTCCTCATATCATGCATTTCTTGcactaattaatttgatatgtttAATTGTTCTTGCACTAAATAGTTGAATGAGACTAGATAAGAATATGTTAGTGCGCCATCCAATTCGATCACGATAAgtatattttaacataaatagtGATTCcattttaaaatgtatatattacttttgaattttcatgAGTAATTTATTagtagtatttttattttcatattatatacataataattaaaaaataaaatattaaaattaaaatttatagtgTTATTTAAGaaccatgtaaaaataaaagaataagtaaATCAACATGATGGTTATCATATCCGTACCAGACCACATAAAAGATCTTAAAATTTGCTGTGTTCTTTTAACCACTTTTCCAGGTAAAAAGAATAGAGAGGCCCAATAAACCTGAATGgagaacaaaattgagtttatcAGTTGCACTCGTCCAGCATATGAAAGCGATCTATATGTCTAGTGCTGAATTCTAGCAGTGACTTGATCAACAAGGGTTTTACAATGAACATCCTCGAGTCTTATCTGAACAATCTGCTCTCTAATGCCATCTGGTATTCCACTTAGGTGATTGTCACTCTTGTCTGGGTTCGGGGAAAGTCCAGAAAGGGATTGAAATTCCATAAGCACATTATGAATCACACAAACAGAATTGACTTCCCCTTTGTTGAAGATCATCAAGTCATCGGCAAAACAAAGGTGGGAAATCCTATTCTTTTACACCTCCAGTAAAACTTGAACTCAGCCTTGTCTCAGCCCCCTTCCCCCTTGAAAATAGCCTGCAAGTTCACCGCTAACATTTATAGAGAATTGAAATGTGGTAATACAAACCATGATCCATCCAACTACTTGTTCAGGGAAACTCATTCTGATCAGCATAGCATTAATGAAATCCCATCTAACCGAGTCATATCCCTTCATAAGATCTGCCTTCACAGCACAACGAGCAGACCGTCATTAATTTCTATGGTACCCCCTCATCAATTCCTCgtcaattatttgttttgaacgacttcttaaagaaaaaagacccctttcttcctttttcactgattttttttagacatcTTGAACTCTTCTTTGCTTGACATGGTACTGCTTGTTATTTACATGAATGGTTGATAAAAGTTAGGTGTGTTCGTATATATTTCAACTTTTATAAGCAATTCATACCATTGAACTCTGTTttgttaattgaaaaataatttatactgCGGGTTTTAGTCTATTTCAACACGTGATTTCTagctgggatttttttttataaagaaaaacgtATTTAAAAAGGACTGCTATCTATCAGGAAATTGAAGCATCCGGTTGTCGCGTTGTCCCCTGGAGCTTTATTTTCCGCACTTTCTGATAGTGGACAAGAGACTACTCGGGGATCGGGATACCGAATGATAGTTTCTTGGAGCAGCAAAGCCTGTCTCTGAGTTTGCTGAGTCCTTTTTGACCAACCTAAACAGTCCAACTGTTGTTCTAGGAATCTAGGATGGGTTCACTCATCCAAGCTACTGCTTTTCAACTCTGGCTGGAACAATCTTGGTCCAAAGCACGAGACCCAGCTAGCTAAACTATGTAACGTGTTAGTGAACAGAGAAAAAATTATGGGTTTTGTtcgaaataaaataatgtttaaataaatattaatgatgatttttttgggttaaaatatatgttaatctACCCTTCA includes:
- the LOC18102656 gene encoding metal tolerance protein 10 isoform X2 — protein: MEGDQSDHKKNVREDYRAEALPFAKSAVEEDPLSWRLSLDSFRIEKQDTDRGRHTWSSFLHTSSRKQRKVSEYYKKQERLLEGYNEMEAMTESGCFPGNPTEDEMKQLAKSERLAIHISNVANLLLFAAKVYASMESKSLAVIASTLDSLLDLLSGFILWFTSHAMKKPNHYHDYPIGKKRMQPVGIIVFASVMATLGLQILLESGRQLVLKKGPRMDNGQEKWMIAIMVSVTVVKFLLMLYCRRFKNEIVRAYAQDHLFDVVTNSVGLITAVLAVRYYWWIDPTGAIIIALYTITTWARTVIENVWSLIGRTAPPEFLAKLTYLIWNHHKEIKHIDTVRAYTFGNHYFAEVDIVLPEDMVLNQAHNIGEDLQEKLEQLPEVERAFVHIDFEFSHRPEHKSKI
- the LOC18102656 gene encoding metal tolerance protein 10 isoform X4 yields the protein MEGDQSDHKKNVREDYRAEALPFAKSAVEEDPLSWRLSLDSFRIEKQDTDRGRHTWSSFLHTSSRKQRKVSEYYKKQERLLEGYNEMEAMTESGCFPGNPTEDEMKQLAKSERLAIHISNVANLLLFAAKVYASMESKSLAVIASTLDSLLDLLSGFILWFTSHAMKKPNHYHDYPIGKKRMQPVGIIVFASVMATLGLQILLESGRQLVLKKGPRMDNGQEKWMIAIMVSVTVVKFLLMLYCRRFKNEIVRAYAQDHLFDVVTNSVGLITAVLAVRYYWWIDPTGAIIIALYTITTWARTVIENVWSLIGRTAPPEFLAKLTYLIWNHHKEIKHIDTVRAYTFGNHYFAEVHIVLPEDMVLNQAHNIGEDLQEKLEQLPEVERAFVHIDFEFSHRPEHKSKF